From Psychrobacillus sp. FSL K6-2836, a single genomic window includes:
- a CDS encoding STAS/SEC14 domain-containing protein yields the protein MSGQNISTTVSGDLIVTHLIGKINTNDVSEWFNGFNQACQLFISEGRKFKLLVDRKGYTPDHFSVQKAWKDKFFNENILNHSKAIAFLLDEGEIMNYLQQTNTKESVNFFNNYEHALIWLNEYPI from the coding sequence TTGAGTGGACAAAATATTAGCACTACAGTTTCAGGAGATTTAATCGTTACGCACCTTATTGGTAAGATTAATACAAACGATGTCAGTGAATGGTTTAACGGCTTTAATCAGGCTTGTCAGCTTTTTATTTCCGAGGGTCGTAAATTCAAATTGTTAGTGGATAGAAAAGGATACACTCCAGATCATTTTTCTGTTCAAAAAGCATGGAAAGATAAGTTCTTCAACGAAAATATTTTGAATCATAGCAAGGCAATTGCGTTTCTCCTTGATGAAGGGGAAATAATGAATTATTTACAACAAACCAATACAAAAGAATCCGTAAACTTCTTCAATAATTATGAACACGCGTTAATTTGGTTAAATGAATACCCAATATAA
- a CDS encoding alpha/beta fold hydrolase, whose protein sequence is MPVYEVNNVKLFYKINGSGEPIIFTHGHSMYHKQWEPQVNELSNEYQTIVWDVRGHGYSSLPSGKVDPEDFSRDLISLLDYLEIQSTVLCGLSMGGHISIQTAIRYPERVKGLILISTPFTNSFNWFEKYTTPISKFSLRFLPFNMTAKWTADVISKINPENHAFVMESFSKMTKDNFLRHWSGNLRMESKNDLNKIQCPTMILHGEKDNMVGRQQQYLTANIKDAEFYTITNAHHLTNRDNPEDVTDHIQNFMKRLK, encoded by the coding sequence ATGCCGGTATATGAGGTAAATAACGTTAAGCTTTTTTATAAAATTAACGGATCAGGGGAACCTATTATTTTCACTCATGGACATTCGATGTATCACAAACAATGGGAACCTCAAGTAAATGAGTTGTCAAATGAATATCAAACCATCGTTTGGGATGTACGAGGCCATGGATATTCTAGCTTGCCCTCTGGCAAGGTAGATCCTGAGGATTTCTCGAGAGATTTAATTTCACTACTGGATTATCTCGAAATCCAGTCAACAGTCTTATGTGGCTTATCCATGGGCGGACATATTTCAATTCAAACAGCCATTCGATATCCAGAAAGAGTTAAAGGTCTTATTTTAATTAGTACTCCGTTTACAAATAGTTTTAACTGGTTCGAAAAATATACAACTCCTATTAGCAAGTTTAGCCTTCGTTTTCTTCCGTTTAATATGACTGCAAAGTGGACCGCCGATGTTATCTCAAAGATTAATCCAGAAAATCATGCTTTCGTTATGGAATCCTTCTCTAAGATGACAAAAGATAATTTCTTACGACATTGGAGTGGAAATTTGCGAATGGAAAGTAAAAATGATCTAAATAAAATTCAATGTCCAACTATGATTTTGCATGGTGAAAAGGACAATATGGTCGGAAGACAACAGCAATATTTGACAGCTAATATCAAAGATGCCGAATTTTATACAATTACTAATGCGCATCATCTAACGAACAGAGATAATCCGGAGGATGTTACGGATCATATCCAAAATTTTATGAAGCGTTTAAAATAA
- a CDS encoding ABC transporter — MRSMLKTLFIIERTDKKNIFACLIVALSIIGMVVYANATELGNPIKEKSIESLPAKVAMNKFQIVDASEYGDGSDIYKNIVKQYYTYPKQGMALKTEQPELFIETALELTELRKQAFEMDDYDLVAVNLPSKIQNEMDSYYYQYLKENDLVLSFGSLSFYPFLAFLFSIVGSVWFVLICIYASNIMIDDFRHTSLIKGYPIAFTKYVLAKCMTSMGIVFIFIIELIVCSLPLIYFKGLGQASYPVAVFNGEVTIYPIYKYIAVSIVYMICLAVFAILLSVILNVLLKNVYLTLFVQIILVVIPILFPALIELLPFNPFNYVNFPSVLNGDTLNLETPVALNSNAGLVILCISIVLLMAVIKWFLSTGKLQKI, encoded by the coding sequence ATGAGAAGTATGTTGAAAACGCTTTTTATAATAGAAAGGACAGATAAGAAGAATATTTTTGCTTGTTTAATTGTAGCGCTTAGTATTATTGGGATGGTTGTTTATGCGAATGCAACAGAATTAGGCAATCCGATTAAAGAAAAATCAATTGAATCGTTACCAGCCAAGGTAGCTATGAATAAATTTCAAATTGTTGATGCTAGTGAATACGGGGATGGTAGTGATATATACAAAAATATCGTGAAACAATATTACACTTATCCAAAACAAGGGATGGCATTAAAAACAGAGCAGCCTGAGTTATTTATAGAAACAGCATTAGAGTTAACCGAATTACGCAAACAAGCTTTTGAAATGGATGATTATGATCTGGTAGCCGTAAACTTGCCATCCAAAATACAAAATGAAATGGATTCTTACTATTACCAATATTTAAAGGAGAACGATTTGGTATTGTCTTTTGGGTCACTGAGCTTCTATCCATTTCTAGCGTTTTTATTTAGTATAGTAGGATCAGTTTGGTTTGTTCTTATCTGTATTTACGCATCTAACATTATGATAGATGATTTCCGACATACCTCTCTTATTAAAGGTTATCCTATCGCTTTTACCAAGTATGTATTAGCGAAATGTATGACTTCAATGGGGATTGTTTTTATTTTTATTATAGAGCTTATTGTATGTAGTTTGCCGCTAATCTATTTTAAAGGACTGGGACAAGCTTCTTATCCAGTAGCTGTTTTTAATGGGGAAGTAACAATTTATCCAATTTACAAATACATAGCAGTTTCGATTGTATATATGATTTGCTTGGCAGTTTTTGCAATTTTATTGTCCGTAATTTTAAATGTACTATTAAAAAATGTTTATTTAACTTTATTTGTACAGATCATCCTTGTCGTCATACCAATTTTATTTCCAGCTCTAATTGAGCTTTTACCATTTAATCCGTTTAACTATGTAAACTTTCCAAGTGTTTTAAATGGAGATACTCTGAATTTAGAAACCCCGGTCGCGTTGAATAGCAATGCAGGCTTGGTCATTTTATGCATTAGCATAGTATTGCTGATGGCAGTTATTAAATGGTTTTTATCGACAGGTAAGCTTCAGAAAATATAG
- a CDS encoding ABC transporter permease — MWAYFKWEFKQFFTNKKNIAVYVILLFLGLYFVLKVAPSYEPIEKVDVAEMEARFTTKDDFIKSVEGKDNIHPSVAFALAVFPQWNEYDRARIDAIGEKDYLKYAEATAGWYLYSDQLTVNSDSFFYNPLYYTYGNNYAHADGHYGYGYTASRFTGYVEGSSELSMGLFEERTALQTLQRMLNDYLPIVLFISCIFLSVDIVLKDRRNPSLLKGFPISDWKKLLMKGLVAFVGSILSFVPLYVVFIVIGLQNGFGDFSLPVPIYSYIEETFTNMTMSTFLLKNILFIGVWFLFLIAIILFLSIIVKAEFANLFVSFIIIAAEWIYFERVMGAYSDIERYPTSYVQVGQVISGYRNFVYQSPDLTYQHGLSIIGCCTLFLVILTLIVSKFKRFKLIA; from the coding sequence ATGTGGGCTTATTTTAAATGGGAGTTTAAGCAATTTTTTACGAATAAGAAAAACATAGCTGTTTATGTCATTTTACTTTTTTTAGGTTTATATTTTGTATTAAAAGTTGCACCTTCGTATGAACCTATTGAAAAAGTCGATGTAGCTGAGATGGAAGCACGTTTCACGACAAAAGATGATTTTATCAAAAGTGTAGAAGGAAAAGATAATATACATCCTTCAGTTGCTTTTGCACTTGCAGTATTCCCTCAGTGGAATGAATATGATAGGGCAAGAATTGATGCAATTGGTGAAAAGGATTATCTAAAATATGCAGAAGCAACAGCGGGATGGTACCTGTATTCAGACCAACTAACTGTTAACAGTGACTCTTTCTTCTATAATCCTCTCTATTACACCTATGGTAATAATTATGCCCATGCTGATGGTCATTATGGTTATGGCTATACGGCTAGTCGATTTACCGGCTATGTAGAAGGAAGTTCTGAGCTGTCGATGGGGTTGTTTGAAGAAAGAACTGCTCTACAAACGTTACAACGTATGTTAAATGATTATCTACCAATTGTACTGTTTATAAGTTGTATCTTTTTATCTGTAGATATTGTGTTGAAAGATCGTCGTAACCCTAGTTTATTAAAAGGATTTCCGATTTCTGATTGGAAAAAGCTATTGATGAAAGGGCTAGTTGCTTTTGTAGGAAGTATTTTGTCATTTGTTCCTCTATACGTAGTTTTTATAGTTATCGGATTACAAAATGGTTTTGGTGATTTTTCACTCCCGGTGCCTATCTATTCTTACATAGAAGAAACCTTTACCAATATGACTATGAGTACATTTCTATTGAAAAACATATTGTTTATTGGTGTTTGGTTCTTATTCTTAATAGCAATCATTTTGTTCCTAAGTATCATTGTAAAGGCTGAGTTTGCTAATTTATTTGTCAGCTTTATCATAATTGCAGCTGAGTGGATTTATTTTGAACGAGTAATGGGAGCATATTCAGATATTGAGCGCTACCCAACATCATATGTGCAAGTAGGACAAGTCATTTCAGGATATAGAAATTTTGTTTATCAGTCGCCCGACTTAACTTACCAACACGGGTTATCAATTATAGGATGTTGTACACTCTTCTTGGTGATATTGACGCTGATTGTGAGTAAATTTAAAAGGTTTAAGTTAATAGCTTAG
- a CDS encoding ABC transporter ATP-binding protein: MLELKQIGVKFGDKSVLKDISITFQSGEIIGLVAPNGTGKSTLMNVIMNYLSPNQGQVILNNELQYSSKANEVKIHQGVSMMPDQSDLYNHVSGKNHLKIYQAMWNSNPKLIDDTIVQLGMDSYVKKKTGTYSLGMRQRLCFAMQIVSNTQVMLMDEVMNGLDPTHVELISQILLQKKAEGKTIIIASHLLENLEQYADRIFFMKNGELKLVDELVPGFTDNKVTTVRVSNFSQEHLEVFKKQFSGLHVQTLPSGKTLIDVSEQDTMILGDITQYLIGQQLTDFSFGKLTLNDLYSMEYQQS, encoded by the coding sequence ATGCTGGAATTAAAACAAATAGGTGTTAAGTTTGGAGATAAATCAGTATTAAAGGATATATCAATTACGTTTCAATCTGGTGAAATTATTGGTTTAGTAGCGCCAAACGGAACAGGGAAATCGACACTGATGAATGTAATCATGAACTATTTGTCGCCCAATCAAGGTCAGGTGATTTTAAATAATGAATTACAATATTCAAGTAAAGCAAACGAGGTGAAGATACATCAAGGTGTATCTATGATGCCGGACCAAAGTGATTTATATAATCATGTATCTGGAAAGAACCATCTGAAGATCTATCAGGCAATGTGGAATAGTAATCCCAAGTTAATCGACGACACGATTGTACAGCTTGGAATGGATTCATATGTGAAGAAAAAAACAGGCACCTATTCTTTAGGAATGCGCCAACGGTTATGCTTTGCTATGCAAATTGTCTCTAACACACAGGTGATGCTGATGGATGAAGTTATGAATGGCTTAGATCCAACGCATGTAGAGCTAATATCCCAAATACTTTTGCAAAAGAAAGCGGAAGGTAAAACAATTATTATTGCTTCACATTTATTAGAAAACCTTGAGCAATATGCGGACCGTATATTTTTTATGAAAAATGGGGAACTAAAGCTAGTAGATGAATTGGTACCTGGCTTTACTGACAATAAGGTAACAACGGTTCGAGTCTCCAATTTTTCACAAGAGCATCTTGAAGTATTTAAGAAGCAATTTTCAGGACTGCATGTGCAGACATTACCAAGTGGCAAAACGCTTATCGATGTAAGTGAGCAGGACACAATGATATTAGGTGATATCACACAGTATTTAATAGGGCAGCAGCTGACCGATTTTAGCTTTGGTAAGTTGACATTGAATGATTTATATTCGATGGAGTACCAACAAAGTTAA
- a CDS encoding methionine ABC transporter ATP-binding protein — protein sequence MIKLHNVSKSFSTFQAIKSVSLTIDKGEIHGIIGASGAGKSTLLRLMNLLEIPDEGEVEVNGQRLTNLSSKELRQARKKIGMIFQHFNLVANKNVYENVAVSLELANVPKKEQKSRVMECLQFVGLENLMEQYPAQLSGGQKQRVAIARALANNPQVLLCDEPTSSLDPNTTAEILEVLETINKNLGVTIVIVSHEMEVIKSICNRVTVMADGEIYQTVLIDPVRIQIKDNRPSYFVEQLTKDGEMDDA from the coding sequence GTGATTAAATTACATAATGTCAGTAAAAGTTTTTCAACATTTCAAGCTATTAAGTCTGTTTCCTTAACGATAGACAAAGGCGAGATTCACGGAATTATTGGAGCTAGTGGAGCAGGCAAATCCACTTTACTTAGATTAATGAATTTACTGGAAATCCCTGATGAAGGTGAAGTAGAGGTTAATGGTCAAAGGTTAACAAATTTGAGCAGCAAAGAACTTCGGCAAGCACGAAAAAAAATAGGGATGATTTTTCAGCATTTTAATCTAGTGGCAAATAAAAACGTTTATGAAAATGTTGCCGTTTCCCTGGAGTTGGCCAATGTTCCCAAAAAAGAACAAAAGAGTCGTGTTATGGAGTGTCTTCAATTTGTTGGCTTGGAGAATTTAATGGAACAATATCCAGCACAGTTAAGTGGTGGACAAAAGCAGCGCGTTGCAATTGCAAGAGCACTAGCGAATAATCCCCAAGTTTTGTTATGCGATGAACCCACCTCTTCTCTCGATCCAAATACAACTGCTGAAATACTAGAGGTATTAGAAACTATTAATAAAAATCTAGGTGTTACAATTGTTATTGTCAGTCATGAGATGGAAGTCATTAAAAGTATATGTAATCGTGTAACTGTTATGGCAGATGGAGAAATATATCAAACAGTATTAATTGATCCAGTCAGGATTCAAATTAAAGATAATAGACCTAGCTACTTTGTGGAGCAGTTAACAAAGGATGGGGAGATGGACGATGCCTGA
- a CDS encoding methionine ABC transporter permease, with the protein MPEILVQYEAEIWMSIGETFIMVGASIVAAILLGLPVGTLLFLCRKGQVLENRLVFTVLNLLVNIIRSFPFLLLVVFLIPFTRLIIGTAIGTAAAVVPLSIIAIAHYSRLVEQSLLDVPKGVMEAAISMGASVKEIIFKFLYVETRSGLVLGLTTSIISFISYSTIMGVVGGGGIGDFAIRYGYQQFKTDLMIYMIIIMIILVQLIQFVGTTVARLIDKR; encoded by the coding sequence ATGCCTGAGATATTAGTTCAATATGAGGCTGAAATTTGGATGTCGATTGGTGAAACCTTTATAATGGTTGGTGCATCTATAGTAGCAGCAATTTTATTAGGTCTTCCAGTTGGAACGTTACTTTTCCTTTGTCGAAAGGGTCAGGTTCTCGAGAATCGTTTAGTTTTTACTGTTTTAAATTTATTGGTAAATATTATCCGTTCTTTTCCATTCTTATTATTAGTTGTTTTTTTAATTCCTTTTACAAGATTAATCATAGGGACAGCTATAGGTACAGCTGCTGCAGTTGTTCCTTTATCGATAATAGCGATTGCGCATTATTCAAGATTAGTTGAGCAATCTTTATTGGACGTACCAAAAGGTGTAATGGAAGCGGCAATATCAATGGGTGCTTCTGTTAAGGAAATTATATTTAAATTTCTTTATGTCGAGACTAGATCTGGTCTTGTTCTTGGATTAACGACATCGATTATTAGTTTTATTTCCTATTCGACAATAATGGGAGTAGTTGGAGGTGGAGGTATAGGTGACTTTGCTATCCGCTATGGATATCAACAATTTAAAACAGATTTAATGATTTATATGATTATTATTATGATTATATTAGTACAGCTTATTCAATTTGTTGGTACAACTGTAGCCAGACTGATTGATAAGAGATAG
- a CDS encoding MetQ/NlpA family ABC transporter substrate-binding protein produces the protein MKKLLFLMTIFVLILAGCSQKNEANDKEKAQENDQEEVTLKVASLIPPMTEILELIKPKLAEESIKLEIVVLGDNVQPNSALAADEVDANFFQHVPYMEEFNRNNDADLVPIVPIYFANYGTYSKEYNSMDELPEEAVIAIANDVSNIDRSLALLAQHDVITLKEKTGPYYTKADIVENPKNYKFEEVDLLMLARMYDDADAVVMTPAYAAPLGLTPKSDALLTEGDDNDFAITLVARKDNEDSEAIKKLAEAMTSTEVREFLEENYDETAIPAF, from the coding sequence ATGAAAAAATTACTTTTTTTAATGACAATATTTGTATTAATTTTAGCTGGTTGTAGTCAAAAAAATGAGGCGAATGATAAAGAAAAAGCACAGGAAAATGATCAGGAGGAAGTGACGTTGAAAGTAGCATCGTTAATTCCACCAATGACAGAGATTCTTGAACTTATTAAACCAAAATTAGCGGAGGAATCGATTAAACTTGAAATTGTGGTATTAGGAGATAATGTTCAGCCTAACAGTGCTCTAGCAGCAGATGAAGTAGACGCAAACTTCTTCCAGCATGTGCCTTATATGGAGGAATTCAATAGAAACAACGATGCAGATTTAGTTCCGATTGTACCAATCTATTTTGCGAATTATGGTACATATTCTAAAGAATATAATTCGATGGATGAACTACCGGAGGAAGCAGTTATCGCTATTGCGAATGACGTTTCAAATATAGATCGTTCGTTAGCATTGTTAGCTCAACATGATGTAATCACTTTAAAAGAGAAAACAGGTCCTTACTACACGAAAGCTGATATTGTAGAAAATCCAAAAAACTATAAGTTTGAAGAAGTAGATTTGTTAATGCTAGCGAGAATGTACGATGATGCAGATGCAGTAGTAATGACACCTGCTTATGCTGCTCCACTTGGATTAACACCAAAAAGTGATGCTCTCCTAACTGAGGGTGATGATAATGACTTTGCCATAACTCTAGTAGCACGCAAAGATAATGAGGATTCAGAGGCAATTAAAAAGCTAGCTGAAGCCATGACAAGTACCGAAGTACGCGAGTTTTTAGAAGAAAATTATGATGAAACCGCAATTCCGGCATTCTAA
- a CDS encoding malate:quinone oxidoreductase has translation MNKRETEIETEVILIGAGIMSATLGTLLKELKPEWKVKVFEKLDKAGEESSNEWNNAGTGHAALCELNYTSANPDGSINITKAININEQFQLSMQFWSYLVNSKLLKNPEDFIMPLPHMSMVQGEDNVAFLKKRFEAMSNNPLFEGMEFSDNPEKLKEWIPLIMQDRPATEAIAATKIDSGTDVNFGALTRMLLDHLKNQNVDINYNHSVENLKRTSDGKWEVKVKNDAEGKIEYHTAKFVFVGGGGGSLHLLQKSGIPEGKHIGGFPVSGLFLVCNKPEVIEQHHAKVYGKAKVGAPPMSVPHLDTRFIDNKKSLLFGPFAGFSPKFLKTGSMLDLVTSVKPDNLTTMLAAGAKELSLTKYLIQQVMLSKEKRIEELREFIPNAKLEDWDTVVAGQRVQVIKDTETGGKGTLQFGTEIVTAADGSIAALLGASPGASTAVHAMIEILYRCFPQQIEEWEPKIKEMIPSYGVSLMENPELLHEVHTSTAKALGLSQKEEVYS, from the coding sequence ATGAACAAAAGAGAAACTGAAATAGAAACAGAAGTTATCTTAATAGGTGCCGGAATTATGAGTGCTACTTTAGGAACATTATTGAAGGAATTAAAACCAGAATGGAAAGTTAAAGTATTTGAGAAGCTCGATAAAGCAGGAGAAGAAAGCTCTAACGAATGGAATAACGCAGGAACAGGGCACGCAGCGCTATGTGAGCTAAATTACACTTCAGCAAATCCAGACGGCTCTATAAATATTACCAAAGCAATTAACATTAATGAACAATTCCAACTGTCAATGCAGTTTTGGTCTTATCTTGTAAACAGCAAGCTACTAAAAAATCCAGAAGACTTTATTATGCCATTACCCCATATGAGTATGGTACAAGGAGAAGACAATGTAGCTTTTTTAAAGAAACGTTTTGAAGCAATGTCAAATAATCCTCTATTCGAAGGAATGGAATTTTCCGATAATCCAGAAAAACTGAAGGAATGGATTCCGCTTATCATGCAAGATCGTCCAGCGACTGAAGCTATTGCAGCTACTAAAATTGACTCTGGAACGGATGTAAACTTCGGAGCTTTAACACGTATGTTGCTTGACCACCTTAAAAACCAAAACGTTGATATTAACTACAATCATAGTGTGGAAAATCTTAAACGTACGAGTGATGGCAAGTGGGAAGTGAAAGTGAAGAATGATGCTGAAGGTAAAATCGAATACCATACCGCAAAATTCGTCTTCGTCGGAGGTGGAGGCGGAAGTCTTCATTTACTACAAAAATCTGGTATACCTGAAGGAAAGCATATTGGAGGATTCCCGGTAAGTGGACTATTTTTAGTATGTAACAAGCCAGAAGTTATAGAACAGCACCATGCAAAAGTATATGGAAAAGCTAAAGTTGGTGCTCCACCAATGTCTGTTCCGCATCTTGATACTCGATTTATAGACAATAAAAAATCACTATTATTCGGACCGTTTGCTGGTTTCTCACCAAAGTTTTTAAAAACAGGTTCAATGTTGGATTTAGTAACTTCTGTAAAACCAGATAACCTAACAACTATGTTGGCAGCAGGAGCAAAAGAGTTGTCCTTAACAAAATACTTGATCCAGCAAGTTATGCTGTCAAAAGAAAAACGTATTGAAGAATTACGAGAGTTTATCCCGAACGCTAAACTAGAGGATTGGGATACAGTAGTAGCGGGTCAACGTGTACAAGTTATAAAAGATACAGAGACTGGTGGTAAAGGAACACTTCAATTTGGTACAGAGATTGTCACTGCAGCTGATGGCTCTATCGCTGCATTGCTAGGTGCATCTCCGGGTGCTTCTACCGCTGTACACGCTATGATTGAAATACTTTATAGATGCTTCCCGCAACAAATAGAGGAGTGGGAACCGAAAATAAAAGAAATGATTCCTTCTTATGGCGTATCGCTAATGGAAAATCCAGAGCTTTTACACGAAGTCCATACTTCAACAGCAAAGGCACTTGGTCTAAGCCAAAAAGAGGAAGTCTATAGTTAA
- a CDS encoding DUF1540 domain-containing protein: protein MPNVEVKCAVSNCVFHAKGNVCGAEQIEIDMDYNANNNNTEFASEFDYRSISEEASHSADTCCKTFKPKEDQK from the coding sequence ATGCCAAATGTAGAGGTTAAATGTGCTGTATCAAATTGTGTTTTCCATGCAAAAGGAAATGTTTGTGGAGCAGAACAAATTGAAATAGATATGGATTACAATGCAAACAACAATAATACAGAGTTTGCTTCTGAATTTGATTACCGCTCTATTTCTGAAGAAGCCAGTCATTCTGCAGATACGTGCTGTAAAACGTTCAAGCCTAAAGAAGATCAAAAATAG
- a CDS encoding sulfite exporter TauE/SafE family protein translates to MDTVLFFAIILVASILQTSTGFGFSILATPFLLLIFEPMEAIQINLLLSLVISGALITKIIKDIDFDVLKRFILGSVTGLPIGIIVFLLIDINNIKLGISLIILVLTIMLILRFRIKQNKKRDLIVGGLSGSLTTSIGMPGPPLLLYFSGTDTQKEKLRGTTLAFYLFIYSVSLIIQVIFAGTSKTVWISSGIALPIVLIGLYLGQLLFKRINQKLFRIFTYVILLFTGLYLLFESLG, encoded by the coding sequence ATGGATACAGTACTATTCTTTGCAATTATTTTAGTGGCCTCCATTCTCCAAACGAGTACCGGATTTGGTTTTTCTATTTTGGCTACTCCCTTCCTTCTTTTGATATTTGAACCAATGGAAGCAATACAAATTAACCTGTTGTTATCATTAGTTATTTCTGGTGCATTAATAACTAAGATTATAAAGGATATAGATTTTGACGTGTTAAAAAGATTTATACTTGGAAGTGTCACAGGACTGCCAATAGGAATTATTGTTTTTTTACTAATAGATATTAATAATATTAAATTGGGAATAAGTCTTATCATCTTAGTTTTAACAATAATGCTTATACTTAGATTTAGAATAAAACAGAATAAAAAAAGAGATTTGATTGTGGGCGGATTATCAGGTTCTCTAACAACAAGTATAGGGATGCCTGGACCACCTTTATTGTTATACTTTTCCGGTACAGATACTCAAAAAGAAAAGTTGCGGGGTACTACGCTGGCGTTTTATTTATTTATCTATTCAGTGAGTCTAATAATCCAAGTAATTTTTGCGGGAACAAGCAAAACAGTTTGGATATCTAGCGGAATTGCTTTACCAATTGTATTAATTGGACTGTACTTGGGTCAACTATTATTTAAGCGGATTAACCAAAAGCTATTTCGTATATTTACATATGTCATTTTGTTGTTTACGGGATTATATTTGCTTTTTGAGAGCTTGGGCTAG
- a CDS encoding ECF transporter S component encodes MQKTISYSPARTFDLIITSMLIALVFIATVMLNIKLPITANGGLVHLGTAVLFISSILFGPKKGAIAGAVGMGLFDLVGPWILWAPITFLARGLQGYIVGKIAWSKGRNGSSLALNLIATIVSIPFMLGVYYLGEAIIFKSWIVPAASIPGNIVQNVVGLCVAIPVCVVMKKIPYFK; translated from the coding sequence ATGCAAAAAACAATAAGCTATTCCCCGGCACGTACTTTCGATTTAATTATTACATCTATGTTAATTGCCCTTGTCTTCATTGCTACAGTTATGTTAAACATTAAATTACCTATCACAGCAAACGGCGGTTTAGTTCACCTTGGGACAGCTGTACTCTTTATCTCTTCTATTTTATTTGGTCCTAAAAAAGGTGCTATTGCTGGTGCTGTTGGTATGGGTTTATTCGATTTAGTAGGTCCTTGGATTTTATGGGCACCAATTACGTTTTTAGCACGCGGCTTGCAAGGATATATCGTGGGTAAAATTGCTTGGTCGAAGGGACGCAACGGAAGTAGTTTAGCACTCAATTTAATTGCAACGATTGTTTCGATTCCTTTTATGCTAGGTGTCTATTATCTTGGAGAAGCAATCATATTTAAAAGTTGGATTGTACCAGCGGCCTCTATTCCTGGGAACATCGTACAAAATGTTGTAGGACTTTGCGTAGCCATCCCCGTTTGTGTAGTAATGAAAAAAATTCCATATTTTAAATAA
- a CDS encoding GrpB family protein produces MEQKIKIERHNPEWEKTFRCLSSIYQKKLGSLILSIEHVGSTSVKGLSSKPIIDIDIVIQNNHLLPPVIKGLEELGYYHEGDLGIKNREAFARTNQNVPKDNEGTIWMAHHLYVCLQNSEELKRHLIFRDYLRQNLDAAHAYESLKKELARSTNDRESYTRGKGDFIESILNNPKRIQIFKKR; encoded by the coding sequence ATGGAACAGAAAATAAAAATTGAGAGACATAATCCCGAGTGGGAAAAAACATTTCGTTGTTTATCTTCTATTTATCAAAAAAAATTAGGGAGCTTAATACTGTCTATTGAACATGTAGGTAGCACATCGGTAAAAGGATTAAGTTCTAAACCAATAATCGATATTGATATTGTCATCCAAAATAACCATCTACTTCCTCCAGTGATAAAAGGACTCGAGGAATTAGGTTACTATCATGAAGGAGATTTGGGAATTAAGAATAGGGAAGCTTTTGCCAGAACCAATCAAAATGTCCCAAAAGACAATGAAGGTACAATCTGGATGGCACATCATTTATATGTATGTCTTCAAAATAGCGAAGAATTAAAGCGTCATCTAATTTTTAGAGATTACTTACGGCAGAATCTCGATGCTGCACATGCATATGAAAGTTTAAAAAAAGAATTAGCGAGAAGTACAAATGACAGAGAATCTTATACGCGCGGAAAAGGAGATTTTATAGAGTCCATCTTAAATAATCCCAAGAGGATTCAAATATTTAAGAAAAGGTGA